The proteins below come from a single Tsuneonella deserti genomic window:
- a CDS encoding ATP-binding protein — translation MQNQIDLGSDSAGAPVYLDVEELLATRLLVQGNSGSGKSHLLRRLLEKSAGIVQQIVIDPEGDFVSLAEAFGHVVIDGAAYPDTEIVRLAARAREHRASIVLALDGLEIENQMRCAALFLDALFEAPDKHWYPALVIVDEAQLFAPSAAGEVSDEARRTSLAAMTNLMCRGRKRGLAGVIATQRLAKLAKNVAAEASNFLMGRTFLDIDMVRAADLLGMERRQAEQIRDLERGHFLGLGPAISRRPVAVRIGSVETRAKSTVAGLPPPPAASGQDMAALLHAPPEEPPAQPDLWSMAQPARVTAASLQDRIERQAAPANIPAEVELSQEEADAVARDVLCEMSGEEGCTFLPSATLFQDFTVRCRMRGLKNHGLDAAQFRRSFAQAVAGLDPHAPDEHEEQLLGLANAIPEELLTPFLAIGKAALGGKPCPDDETLAVLYGTRSVGRARRMLEHLERSDLVVVRTDLAGRRSVAIPRLNVATPMA, via the coding sequence GTGCAGAATCAGATCGATCTTGGCTCCGACAGCGCCGGTGCGCCTGTCTACCTCGACGTAGAGGAACTGCTCGCCACGCGGTTGCTGGTGCAGGGGAACAGCGGTTCGGGCAAATCCCACCTGCTCCGCCGGCTGCTGGAGAAGAGCGCTGGCATCGTTCAGCAGATCGTGATCGATCCCGAAGGGGACTTCGTAAGCCTGGCCGAGGCGTTTGGTCACGTGGTGATCGACGGAGCCGCCTACCCCGATACCGAAATCGTCCGGCTCGCTGCGCGGGCGCGCGAACACCGCGCCTCCATCGTGCTGGCGCTCGACGGGCTGGAAATCGAAAACCAGATGCGCTGCGCAGCGCTGTTCCTCGACGCCCTGTTCGAAGCTCCGGACAAGCATTGGTATCCCGCTCTCGTCATCGTGGACGAAGCGCAGCTCTTCGCGCCCTCCGCGGCAGGGGAAGTCAGCGACGAAGCTCGCCGAACCTCTCTCGCCGCGATGACGAACCTCATGTGCCGCGGTCGCAAGCGCGGTCTCGCCGGAGTGATCGCGACTCAGAGATTGGCGAAACTGGCGAAGAACGTGGCCGCCGAAGCGTCCAATTTCCTGATGGGCCGGACTTTTCTCGATATCGACATGGTCCGCGCTGCCGATCTGCTCGGAATGGAGCGACGCCAGGCGGAGCAGATTCGGGATCTCGAACGGGGACATTTTCTCGGCCTCGGTCCAGCGATCAGCCGCCGTCCCGTGGCAGTCCGGATCGGGAGCGTAGAGACCCGCGCCAAGTCGACCGTGGCGGGCCTGCCCCCTCCACCCGCAGCCAGCGGGCAGGACATGGCTGCGCTTCTCCATGCGCCGCCGGAAGAGCCGCCGGCCCAGCCCGACTTGTGGAGCATGGCGCAGCCCGCGCGTGTGACGGCCGCTTCGCTCCAGGACCGTATCGAACGGCAGGCAGCCCCCGCAAACATTCCTGCTGAGGTGGAATTGTCGCAAGAAGAGGCGGACGCGGTCGCGCGCGACGTACTGTGCGAAATGTCCGGGGAGGAAGGATGCACGTTCCTTCCCTCAGCTACCCTGTTTCAGGATTTTACGGTCCGGTGCCGGATGCGCGGCCTGAAGAACCACGGCCTCGATGCGGCCCAGTTTCGCAGGAGTTTCGCGCAGGCCGTGGCAGGTCTCGATCCCCATGCGCCGGACGAGCATGAGGAGCAGCTTCTGGGATTGGCCAATGCAATTCCGGAAGAGTTGCTCACACCCTTCCTGGCGATCGGGAAGGCGGCCCTTGGAGGCAAGCCTTGCCCTGACGACGAGACCTTGGCGGTGCTTTATGGCACCAGGTCGGTCGGTCGTGCCCGGCGCATGCTTGAACATCTTGAGCGAAGCGACCTCGTGGTCGTCCGGACAGACTTGGCGGGCCGTCGCTCGGTAGCGATACCGCGGCTCAACGTGGCGACGCCGATGGCGTAG
- a CDS encoding phosphoenolpyruvate carboxylase, with protein MKTVADLVERLQALHLRTAETPLFNPLFQLSLDLSREIESGQLSLDQVEAMVGELECTALKSRADRLRCLVDPAGAEDSLEGLVAQEATFDEFASRWSRPVLHAVFTAHPTFLLSPAQADAVARAASEPEGDSDAVCAVRAERPPITLDSEHRQAMDALGRAQDARDLIVGRLLVRASREWPDRWREFSPMPFRFATWVGYDMDGRTDIKWHTSVAYRLAEKAARLARYATSLAAIDPAHPLLGHLRRAADYSEQRAADFTAELTDPPAVSAAANRLTADHPDKLLSLGPIIGQLEDEAADVDAARAAALRTLAAAMRADGLGMGWIHFRVNASQLHNAIRRRLPNDEEIDLGSRGAIVTLREMLAEAEPLRSNFAALAIESSTAIRQFLAMAQILQHVDADAPIRMLIAECEQPATVLAALYFARLFGIEDKVDVSPLLETESALEHGGRLLDALLAEPAYRDYARRRGRVAIQTGFSDAGRFVGQIPASLAIERLQGRMAAAMASNGLTDVAALVFNTHGESMGRGAHPSNFSDRLEWPLSPWARQRFAEAAIRLEPEASFQGGDGYLLFAKPELALATLTRIASLRPNEAQADAARDPFYGQTDLSLDFYRAIKEHQHQHLESKTYARAITAFGLGMLVETGSRKSRRQSDLAGDRDLSLRQIRAIPHNAVLQQLGYPVNVIAGFGTAAEGVYDEIASLLASSARGRQMVRLVRAANRLASIKTVAAYGELFNSAYWASRTYRGMEQHLAPACTALAEYLTQDDRNGVFRRLASRLRVDALKLHRLLALIPEDDTFAAREQVRREIGVLQSLRLALLQHMFLKAVSIPAFARANDISRTDVIEMVLTLRIDEALAQLRRAYPAQAARADDFDIEEPGDYPDRGTEGFGAIHRDYIDRIDWAHQLNLRIGVAIANLFGAHG; from the coding sequence GTGAAGACGGTTGCCGATCTGGTCGAGCGGCTCCAGGCGCTCCACCTGCGAACCGCGGAGACGCCGCTGTTCAACCCCCTGTTCCAGCTCTCCCTCGATCTTTCGCGTGAAATCGAGAGCGGGCAGCTTTCGCTCGACCAAGTCGAGGCAATGGTTGGTGAGCTGGAATGCACCGCCCTCAAGAGCCGGGCCGACCGCCTGCGTTGCCTGGTCGATCCGGCCGGCGCAGAGGACTCTCTCGAGGGACTGGTCGCCCAGGAGGCGACGTTTGACGAGTTCGCCTCACGCTGGTCGCGTCCCGTGCTGCACGCGGTGTTCACTGCCCATCCGACCTTTCTGCTCTCGCCTGCACAGGCCGACGCGGTAGCCCGCGCCGCCAGCGAGCCTGAGGGCGACTCCGATGCGGTCTGCGCCGTGCGCGCCGAACGTCCACCGATCACCCTCGACAGCGAGCATCGGCAGGCGATGGACGCGCTCGGCCGCGCCCAGGATGCGCGCGACCTGATTGTCGGCCGGCTGCTCGTTCGCGCAAGCCGGGAATGGCCGGATCGCTGGCGCGAATTCTCGCCGATGCCGTTCCGGTTCGCGACGTGGGTCGGCTACGACATGGACGGCCGGACCGATATCAAGTGGCACACCTCGGTGGCTTACCGGCTGGCCGAGAAGGCTGCCCGGCTGGCGCGTTATGCAACCTCGCTTGCTGCGATCGATCCTGCGCACCCGCTGCTCGGGCATCTCCGCCGCGCCGCTGATTACAGCGAGCAGCGGGCGGCTGATTTCACCGCCGAATTGACCGATCCGCCCGCCGTGTCAGCCGCCGCCAATCGGTTGACTGCGGACCATCCGGACAAGCTGTTGTCACTTGGACCGATAATCGGACAGCTGGAGGACGAGGCCGCCGACGTCGATGCGGCGCGCGCCGCCGCGCTGCGGACGCTTGCTGCAGCCATGCGCGCCGACGGGCTCGGCATGGGCTGGATTCATTTCCGGGTGAACGCCAGCCAGCTTCACAATGCCATCCGCCGGCGGCTGCCGAACGACGAGGAGATCGATCTCGGCAGCCGCGGTGCCATCGTAACCCTGCGGGAGATGCTCGCGGAAGCAGAGCCGCTGCGATCCAATTTCGCTGCGCTGGCGATCGAAAGTTCGACGGCGATCCGACAATTCCTGGCGATGGCGCAAATCCTTCAACATGTCGATGCGGACGCGCCGATCCGAATGCTCATCGCGGAGTGCGAGCAGCCCGCGACGGTGCTCGCCGCGCTCTATTTCGCGCGCCTGTTCGGGATCGAGGATAAAGTCGACGTCTCGCCCCTGCTGGAGACCGAGAGCGCTCTGGAGCACGGTGGTCGCCTGCTCGACGCCCTGCTCGCCGAGCCGGCATACCGCGACTATGCCCGTCGCCGCGGGCGGGTCGCGATACAGACCGGCTTCTCAGATGCGGGACGTTTCGTCGGGCAGATCCCGGCCAGCCTCGCGATCGAGCGCCTGCAGGGCCGCATGGCGGCGGCGATGGCATCGAACGGCCTGACCGATGTCGCCGCGCTTGTATTCAATACGCATGGCGAGAGCATGGGACGCGGCGCGCACCCGTCGAACTTCTCCGACCGGCTGGAATGGCCGCTCAGCCCCTGGGCGCGACAAAGGTTTGCCGAGGCGGCCATCCGGCTCGAACCCGAGGCGAGCTTCCAGGGCGGCGACGGATACCTGCTGTTCGCCAAGCCCGAGCTGGCACTGGCGACGCTGACCCGCATCGCTTCTCTGCGGCCGAACGAAGCGCAAGCCGATGCCGCTCGGGATCCGTTCTATGGCCAGACCGACCTCAGCCTCGATTTCTATCGCGCGATCAAGGAGCACCAGCACCAGCATCTCGAGAGCAAGACCTATGCCCGGGCGATCACAGCGTTCGGCCTCGGAATGCTGGTCGAAACGGGGAGCCGGAAATCGCGCCGCCAGTCTGATCTTGCGGGCGATCGCGACTTGTCGCTGCGGCAGATCCGCGCCATCCCGCACAACGCCGTCCTCCAGCAACTCGGGTACCCGGTAAACGTGATAGCCGGGTTCGGGACGGCTGCCGAAGGCGTCTATGACGAGATCGCCAGCCTGCTTGCCTCGAGTGCGCGGGGCCGGCAGATGGTCCGCCTCGTGCGCGCGGCCAACCGGCTCGCGAGCATCAAGACGGTGGCGGCGTACGGCGAGCTGTTCAATTCGGCCTACTGGGCCAGCCGTACCTATCGCGGAATGGAACAGCACCTTGCGCCGGCCTGCACCGCCTTGGCCGAATATCTTACGCAGGACGACCGGAACGGTGTTTTCCGACGTCTTGCCTCGCGCCTGCGGGTCGACGCGCTCAAGCTTCACCGACTGCTCGCGCTGATCCCGGAGGATGACACGTTCGCCGCGCGCGAGCAGGTGCGGCGCGAGATCGGCGTGCTTCAATCACTGCGTCTTGCGTTGCTTCAGCACATGTTCCTCAAGGCCGTCAGCATTCCCGCGTTCGCCCGCGCCAACGATATCAGCCGCACGGACGTTATCGAGATGGTCCTCACGCTACGTATCGACGAAGCCCTGGCACAGCTTCGCCGTGCCTACCCGGCCCAGGCCGCGCGGGCGGATGATTTCGACATCGAGGAACCTGGCGATTATCCGGATCGGGGGACTGAAGGCTTTGGCGCCATCCACCGCGATTACATCGACCGCATCGACTGGGCTCACCAGTTGAACCTGCGTATCGGAGTTGCGATCGCCAACCTGTTCGGGGCCCACGGCTAA
- the eda gene encoding bifunctional 4-hydroxy-2-oxoglutarate aldolase/2-dehydro-3-deoxy-phosphogluconate aldolase, with protein MNAIEQIMRTAPVIPVIVIEDPAHAVPLAEALVAGGLPVLEVTMRTPAALPAIRAMKNVAGAIVGAGTVTNAAQLDEALEAGSEFIVSPGLTEPLGRAAKMAGVPFLPGIATAGDIMRGLDLGLKHFKFFPATAAGGLPALKALAAPFGEVRFCPTGGITLASAPEWLALDPVLCVGGSWVSPKGAPQREEVERLARQAAALGR; from the coding sequence ATGAACGCCATCGAACAGATCATGCGCACCGCGCCGGTCATCCCGGTGATCGTGATCGAGGATCCCGCTCATGCCGTGCCGCTTGCCGAGGCGCTCGTCGCTGGCGGCCTGCCGGTGCTCGAGGTGACCATGCGCACGCCTGCCGCGCTTCCTGCGATCCGCGCGATGAAGAACGTGGCCGGTGCCATCGTGGGCGCGGGAACGGTGACCAACGCCGCGCAGCTGGACGAGGCGCTGGAGGCGGGCAGCGAATTCATCGTCTCACCGGGATTGACCGAGCCGCTCGGCCGGGCGGCCAAGATGGCGGGTGTGCCTTTCCTCCCTGGCATCGCCACTGCGGGAGACATCATGCGAGGGCTCGATCTGGGCCTCAAGCACTTCAAGTTCTTCCCCGCCACTGCCGCGGGCGGGCTGCCCGCGCTCAAGGCATTGGCCGCACCCTTCGGCGAGGTCCGTTTTTGCCCAACGGGCGGCATCACCCTCGCCAGCGCGCCGGAATGGCTGGCGCTGGATCCGGTGTTGTGCGTGGGCGGAAGCTGGGTTTCGCCGAAAGGCGCCCCGCAGCGCGAAGAAGTGGAGCGGCTAGCCCGGCAAGCCGCAGCCTTGGGTCGGTGA
- the zwf gene encoding glucose-6-phosphate dehydrogenase → MNFSADRLLLFGATGDLSQRMLLPSLCALAHDGLLAPELKIVGTARSEMNDARFRNFAREALERHLPAGRRGGLAEFLNRLSYQALDASTLEGFDDLARKVGTPGQGLAIFLSTAPSLFEPTIAGLKSAGLTGANVRIGLEKPLGTSLETSREINDAVAAAFSEDRIFRIDHYLGKETVQNLLALRFANLLFEPIWNANYIDHVQITVAETVGLESRVAYYDDSGALRDMVQNHMLQLLALVAMEPPTSFDATAVRDEKVKVLRSLRKVGEGESVIGQYRAGAISGQAVPGYDDELGKGSATETFVAIKAHVDNWRWKGVPFYLRTGKRLPERVTEIVIQFRCVPFSIFEGRGAKTQPNRLVIGIQPEENIHLSLMAKVPGLDRDGLRLRPVPLDISMPDALAGAVHRIAYERLLLDLIEGEQTLFVRRDEVEAQWEWVDAIRDLWNRTGVEPKSYPAGNWGPSAAIALAERDGVTWHE, encoded by the coding sequence ATGAATTTCTCTGCCGACCGCCTGTTGCTGTTCGGCGCGACGGGGGACTTGTCGCAGCGGATGTTGCTCCCCTCGCTGTGCGCTCTGGCGCATGACGGGCTGCTGGCGCCGGAACTCAAGATCGTCGGCACGGCGCGGTCGGAGATGAACGACGCCCGGTTTCGCAATTTCGCCCGCGAAGCGCTGGAGAGGCATCTTCCAGCCGGGCGCCGCGGCGGGCTGGCGGAATTTCTCAACCGCTTGTCGTACCAGGCGCTCGATGCCTCCACGCTGGAAGGCTTCGATGACTTGGCAAGAAAGGTCGGCACGCCCGGCCAGGGGCTGGCGATATTCCTCTCGACCGCGCCCAGCCTGTTCGAGCCGACCATCGCCGGGCTGAAGTCCGCCGGGCTGACTGGCGCCAACGTGCGGATCGGGCTGGAAAAGCCGCTGGGCACGAGCCTCGAGACCAGCCGCGAAATCAACGACGCGGTGGCCGCTGCGTTCAGCGAGGACCGGATCTTCCGGATCGACCACTACCTCGGCAAGGAAACGGTCCAGAACCTCCTTGCCCTGCGCTTTGCCAACCTGCTGTTCGAACCGATCTGGAACGCCAACTACATCGACCACGTTCAGATCACCGTGGCCGAAACGGTGGGTCTGGAAAGCCGTGTCGCATATTACGACGACAGCGGCGCGCTGCGCGACATGGTGCAGAACCACATGCTGCAGCTACTCGCGCTCGTGGCGATGGAACCACCGACCAGCTTCGATGCGACCGCTGTGCGCGACGAGAAGGTCAAGGTCTTGCGCTCTCTGCGCAAGGTGGGGGAAGGAGAGAGCGTCATCGGCCAGTATCGCGCCGGCGCCATCTCCGGACAGGCAGTGCCCGGCTACGACGACGAACTTGGCAAGGGCAGCGCAACCGAAACCTTCGTTGCGATCAAGGCGCACGTCGACAACTGGCGGTGGAAGGGTGTCCCCTTTTACCTGCGTACTGGCAAGCGCCTGCCGGAGCGGGTGACCGAGATCGTCATCCAGTTCCGCTGCGTGCCGTTTTCGATCTTCGAAGGCCGCGGCGCGAAGACCCAGCCAAACCGGCTGGTGATCGGAATCCAGCCGGAAGAGAACATCCATCTCTCGCTCATGGCCAAGGTTCCCGGACTCGACCGTGACGGGTTGCGCCTGCGCCCGGTGCCGCTCGACATCTCGATGCCCGATGCGCTGGCGGGGGCGGTTCATCGCATCGCCTACGAGCGGCTGCTTCTCGATCTGATCGAAGGGGAGCAAACGCTCTTCGTCCGGCGCGACGAGGTGGAAGCACAATGGGAGTGGGTCGATGCCATCCGTGACCTGTGGAACCGGACCGGGGTCGAGCCCAAGAGCTACCCGGCTGGCAACTGGGGGCCCAGTGCGGCCATCGCGCTCGCGGAACGCGACGGGGTAACCTGGCATGAGTGA
- the edd gene encoding phosphogluconate dehydratase, translating to MSELHDTVHRVTKRITERSADSRRSYLDLMEREGDRHADRNVALACSNLAHGFAATGEDKPSIAARAGPNIGIVTAYNDTISAHQPFGAYPPQMKVWAREVGATCQVAGATPAMCDGVTQGTDGMELSLFSRDVIAMATAVSLSHSMYDAVAMLGMCDKIVPGLLIGGLRFGYLPTMFFSAGAMPTGISNKEKQRVRQLYAEGKATRAQLLESEAASYHSPGVCTFYGTANSNQMMLDLMGLSLPGAAFINPGTPLRQALTRASVHRLAAITRSGNDYRPLARCVDEKSIVNATVGLLATGGSTNHAIHIPAFARAAGVHIDWSDMAELSRVVPMLARVYPNGADDVNHFQAAGGLGFVVRELLDAGLIHHDITTVHGENLAAYALEPWLDGETLSWRDPGPSGDETILRGAANPFAPEGGMRLVEGNLGRACFKTSAVSEDHWTVEAPCAVFDDQHDVAEAFARGELDRDVIVVVRFQGPRANGMPELHKLTPVLGVLQDRGYRVALVTDGRMSGASGKVPAAIHCTPEALGGGPLAYLRNGDIVRLCAESGNLSTSADFAGREPASMGESQHGTSRELFAMFRAGADSAEHGASAMLAAAGL from the coding sequence ATGAGTGAACTGCACGACACCGTCCACCGGGTGACGAAGCGCATCACCGAGCGGTCCGCCGATAGCCGGCGCAGCTATCTCGACCTTATGGAGCGGGAAGGCGACCGCCATGCGGACCGCAACGTGGCGCTGGCATGTTCCAATCTGGCCCACGGTTTTGCCGCCACCGGCGAGGACAAGCCATCGATCGCCGCCCGCGCCGGTCCCAACATCGGGATCGTCACAGCCTACAACGATACCATTTCCGCTCATCAGCCGTTCGGCGCCTATCCGCCCCAGATGAAGGTCTGGGCGCGTGAGGTGGGGGCCACCTGTCAGGTCGCCGGCGCCACCCCGGCGATGTGCGACGGGGTCACCCAAGGCACCGACGGGATGGAGCTGAGCCTGTTCAGCCGCGACGTGATCGCGATGGCGACCGCGGTCAGTCTCAGCCACTCGATGTACGACGCTGTGGCCATGCTCGGCATGTGCGACAAGATCGTGCCGGGCCTGCTTATCGGCGGGCTGCGCTTCGGCTACCTCCCGACCATGTTCTTTTCGGCCGGAGCCATGCCGACCGGAATCTCCAACAAGGAAAAGCAGCGCGTCCGCCAGCTATATGCGGAGGGCAAGGCGACCCGCGCCCAACTGCTGGAGAGCGAGGCGGCGAGCTATCATTCGCCCGGCGTCTGCACGTTCTATGGAACCGCCAATTCCAATCAGATGATGCTCGATCTGATGGGGCTGTCGCTCCCGGGAGCGGCTTTCATCAACCCCGGCACGCCGCTGCGGCAGGCGCTTACCCGCGCCTCGGTGCACAGGCTCGCCGCGATCACCCGGTCGGGCAACGATTACCGCCCACTCGCCCGGTGCGTTGACGAAAAGTCGATCGTCAACGCCACCGTCGGACTGCTCGCAACGGGTGGCTCGACCAATCACGCGATCCATATTCCGGCGTTTGCCCGGGCCGCAGGGGTGCACATCGACTGGAGCGACATGGCCGAACTCAGCCGCGTGGTGCCGATGCTGGCGCGCGTCTATCCGAACGGCGCGGATGACGTAAACCATTTCCAGGCTGCCGGCGGTCTGGGCTTCGTGGTGCGCGAGCTGCTCGATGCCGGCCTCATTCACCACGACATCACGACCGTCCACGGCGAGAATCTTGCCGCTTACGCACTCGAGCCCTGGCTCGACGGGGAAACGCTGTCCTGGCGCGATCCGGGTCCCAGCGGTGACGAGACGATCCTGCGCGGGGCCGCGAACCCGTTTGCGCCCGAAGGCGGCATGCGGCTGGTGGAAGGCAATCTCGGCCGGGCGTGCTTCAAGACCAGTGCTGTCAGCGAGGATCACTGGACGGTCGAGGCGCCCTGCGCAGTGTTCGATGACCAGCACGATGTCGCCGAGGCTTTCGCGCGCGGAGAGCTGGACCGCGACGTGATAGTGGTGGTTCGGTTCCAGGGGCCACGCGCCAACGGCATGCCCGAATTGCACAAGCTCACCCCCGTGCTCGGTGTGCTGCAGGACCGCGGCTACCGTGTCGCGCTCGTCACCGACGGAAGAATGAGCGGCGCCAGCGGCAAGGTACCGGCGGCGATCCACTGCACGCCCGAAGCACTCGGCGGAGGACCTCTCGCGTACTTGCGCAACGGCGATATCGTCAGGTTGTGCGCGGAGAGCGGCAATCTCTCGACAAGCGCGGATTTCGCAGGCCGCGAGCCTGCCTCGATGGGCGAAAGCCAGCACGGCACCAGCCGCGAGCTGTTTGCGATGTTCCGCGCAGGCGCCGACTCGGCCGAGCATGGCGCGAGCGCGATGCTGGCTGCGGCGGGGCTGTGA
- the glk gene encoding glucokinase, which yields MELVSVDIGGTHARFAIATVADDGTIALAEPVTLHTEDHASFQTAWEDFRARNGGTLPDAVSMAIAGPVGGEVIRFTNNPWIIRPALVKPKLGVERFTIVNDFAAVAHAVARAPDDHFLHLAGPDRPLAPTGTISVLGPGTGLGVAHLRREGDGTYRVQATEGGHVDFAPLDAIEDALLTRLRKRHNRVSTERVVSGPAIVDIYQTLAAMEGRAVLDEDDVSIWTRGTSGEDSLAAAAVDRFCLSLGSVAGDVALVQGGFAGVVIAGGLGYRIRDTLLQSGFAQRFRAKGRFAELMASIPVKLIVHPQPGLFGAAAAFASEHA from the coding sequence ATGGAGTTGGTCTCCGTCGACATCGGCGGGACCCATGCGCGGTTCGCGATCGCAACGGTGGCCGACGATGGCACGATCGCCCTCGCCGAACCGGTTACACTGCACACCGAAGATCACGCGAGCTTTCAGACGGCGTGGGAGGATTTTCGTGCGCGCAACGGCGGAACCCTGCCGGATGCGGTGAGCATGGCGATCGCCGGTCCGGTAGGCGGTGAAGTGATCCGCTTCACCAACAACCCGTGGATCATCCGGCCCGCGCTCGTGAAGCCAAAACTGGGAGTCGAACGGTTCACGATCGTCAATGATTTCGCGGCGGTTGCGCACGCAGTGGCGCGGGCGCCCGATGACCATTTTCTCCATCTTGCCGGGCCCGATCGCCCGCTCGCGCCGACCGGCACGATCAGCGTGCTGGGCCCGGGCACGGGCCTGGGCGTCGCGCACTTGAGACGCGAGGGAGATGGTACTTATCGCGTCCAGGCGACTGAGGGCGGACACGTCGATTTTGCACCACTGGACGCCATCGAGGACGCTTTGCTCACTCGGCTGCGCAAGCGGCACAACCGGGTTTCCACCGAAAGGGTCGTCTCCGGACCTGCGATCGTCGACATCTACCAGACGCTTGCCGCGATGGAGGGACGCGCGGTCCTCGATGAAGACGACGTCTCGATCTGGACCCGCGGCACCAGCGGCGAAGACAGCCTTGCCGCCGCCGCGGTCGATCGGTTCTGCCTGTCGCTGGGAAGCGTTGCCGGCGACGTGGCGCTGGTCCAGGGCGGGTTCGCCGGGGTCGTCATCGCCGGGGGCCTGGGCTACCGCATTCGCGACACGCTGCTGCAATCGGGGTTCGCCCAGCGCTTCCGTGCGAAGGGACGGTTTGCCGAACTGATGGCGTCGATCCCGGTCAAGCTGATCGTCCATCCGCAGCCCGGCCTGTTCGGCGCGGCGGCGGCCTTTGCATCGGAGCACGCATGA